From Amycolatopsis sp. WQ 127309:
TCGTGGCCGGTGAAACGGGGCACGAGCCGAGCGTGTCCGGCCCGGCGCGGTGGCCGCCGCACGGCGTCCGGGGTGACACTGGGGGCATGACAGCCGTCGACCGACAGTGGGCACGTCCCCTGCCGGCGACCTCCCGGTACGACGCCACGCCACCCCTGCGACGCGGTGCGCTGCTGGTCACGGCGTCGCTGGCCGCTCTGAGCGGGGCGGTGACGACGGCCGCCGCGGTGCCCGCGCTCTGGCGGCTCTGGCAGCTCTACGCGATGTTGTTCGGCGTCTTCGCGGCGGTCGAAATCGTCGCCGTGGCCGCCGTGCTCGGCTGGCCCACGCGCAAGACCGCCCACTTCGCGGCCCTGACCGCCGCCGTGGCGCTCGCGCTGTGGGTGGTCAGCCGGCCGCTCGGGCTGCTGGCGCGGTTCGACCCGTGGCAGCCGGCGGACACCGTGGTCGGCTTCACCGACTACGTCATCGCCGGGCTGCAGTTCGTCGCCCTGTTCGGGCTCCTGGTCGTCGCCCGGCGGCGGGCGCACCCGCGGCCGTCGACGCTGCGGCGCGTGTCGGCGTGGATCGTGCTGTTCCCCGTGCTCCTGCTGGTCCTGGCGACCGGCACGGCCGGCGCGGTCGCCGCGGGCGACGGCGTCACCGGCACCAACGCCTCGACGCTGCTCGACAGCACGTCCAGCACGGTCGAGTACTGCCGCCCGGCGGGGATCCCCCTGGCCATGGACGTCTACCAGCCCCGGACGTCCGCGACACCCGCGCCGGTCGTGCTCTACCTGCACGGCGGCGGCCTGTTCCTCGGCAACCGCAAGCCCGCCGGTCCCGGCGCGCTGCTCGACGGCCCGCGGTTCACCGCCGTCCGCGACGCGCTGACGGCCCGCGGCGTGGCGGTCGCCTCGATCGACTACCGCCTCGCCCCCGCGGCGCCGTGGCCCGCCCCGCTCGCCGACACCAAGTGCGCGGTCCGCTTCCTCGCGGCCAACGCGACGGCGCTGCACCTCGACCCGGCCCGCATCGCGGCCTGGGGCACCGGCACGGGCGGCACGCTGGCGGCCCTCCTCGGCACCGCGCCGGGCTTCGACGCCGGCCAGTACGCCGGGGTCCCGAGCACGGTCCACGCGGTGGTGGCCCTGGCCGCCCCGGCGGACTTCACGGACTTCACCGGCCTCGACGCGGTCACCCGCGCCTCGATCCTGCTCGCCCTGGGCCGTGCGCCGGCAACCCTGCGCGAGGCGAGCCCGCTGACCTACGCGGGCCCGGGCGCCCCGCCGTTCCTGCTCGCCGGCGGCGGCCGGAAGTCGGCGGAGTACGCGAACCGCCTGCGCGCGGCGGGCGACCCGGTGACCACGGGCGACGGCGGTCCGGCCGAAGTGACGGACTTCCTGGTCACCGCCCTGCGCTGATAGCTTGAGGACGTGAGCAGCGGACGCGGACTCGTGGCACCGATCTTCGGTG
This genomic window contains:
- a CDS encoding alpha/beta hydrolase, whose protein sequence is MTAVDRQWARPLPATSRYDATPPLRRGALLVTASLAALSGAVTTAAAVPALWRLWQLYAMLFGVFAAVEIVAVAAVLGWPTRKTAHFAALTAAVALALWVVSRPLGLLARFDPWQPADTVVGFTDYVIAGLQFVALFGLLVVARRRAHPRPSTLRRVSAWIVLFPVLLLVLATGTAGAVAAGDGVTGTNASTLLDSTSSTVEYCRPAGIPLAMDVYQPRTSATPAPVVLYLHGGGLFLGNRKPAGPGALLDGPRFTAVRDALTARGVAVASIDYRLAPAAPWPAPLADTKCAVRFLAANATALHLDPARIAAWGTGTGGTLAALLGTAPGFDAGQYAGVPSTVHAVVALAAPADFTDFTGLDAVTRASILLALGRAPATLREASPLTYAGPGAPPFLLAGGGRKSAEYANRLRAAGDPVTTGDGGPAEVTDFLVTALR